The following proteins are encoded in a genomic region of Pagrus major chromosome 16, Pma_NU_1.0:
- the LOC141011129 gene encoding syntaxin-11-like, with translation MRDRLTHLHQVQTDPEGFSTIELDNLSEREAATASHPDQDLDGVLQEAQKIRLEIQQIQNDISELRDVNYQTLNKTSYPIATKRDSNAIGADIKHRGEAVLQQLHMMNNLRGELEAERGSSDPTARIARTQYQCLTSALREVMFSYNDAELSHREACKRQIQRQMEVVGREVSTEEVEEMMESGEFNVFSPQLEGKTARSALMQIESRQKELMELEKRIEGIQELFLDVAVLTEEQGAVVNNIQKNVQKTEVITQEAIVQLDRAKDSDKNNPFKKMFCGCFPCFYD, from the coding sequence ATGAGAGACAGGCTGACACACCTCCATCAGGTGCAGACGGACCCTGAGGGTTTCAGCACGATAGAGCTGGACAACTTGTCAGAGCGTGAGGCAGCGACCGCATCACATCCTGACCAGGATCTGGATGGAGTCCTTCAGGAGGCCCAAAAGATCCGCCTGGAGATCCAGCAGATCCAGAACGACATCAGTGAGCTGAGAGATGTGAACTACCAGACGTTAAACAAGACCTCATACCCCATTGCAACAAAACGGGACTCGAATGCAATCGGGGCGGATATTAAACATAGGGGAGaagctgtgctgcagcagctgcacatGATGAATAACCTCAGAGGGGAGCTGGAGGCTGAGCGTGGCAGCTCTGACCCCACAGCTCGCATTGCTCGAACGCAGTACCAGTGTCTCACCAGTGCTCTGCGGGAGGTGATGTTTAGCTACAACGACGCAGAGTTGAGCCACAGGGAGGCTTGTAAACGGCAGATCCAGAGGCAGATGGAGGTGGTGGGCAGGGAGGTCAGCacggaggaggtggaggagatgatggagagCGGGGAGTTCAATGTGTTCTCCCCTCAGTTGGAGGGGAAAACAGCTCGCTCAGCATTAATGCAGATCGAGAGCCGACAGAAAGAGCTGATGGAGCTGGAGAAGAGGATCGAGGGGATCCAGGAGCTGTTTCTGGATGTGGCTGTGCTCACAGAGGAGCAGGGGGCAGTCGTCAATAACATCCAGAAAAATGTTCAGAAGACTGAAGTGATCACTCAGGAGGCTATAGTCCAGCTGGATAGAGCCAAGGACTCTGATAAAAACAACCCCTTcaagaaaatgttctgtggcTGCTTCCCATGTTTCTACGATTAA
- the stx11a gene encoding syntaxin-11a, with product MRDRLFEMQTSKPAGEEHRPEENPNHDTEDGEEHLEQQAIVFEGEDVMDGLYREAQALRKEMLLLKMDVKRLGKQNTRFLTSVRRISSIKRDSNALGRDIKARGEAIYARLEKLAKLSKELEEEHGPTSAVARMVRSQYVSLTGAFHDAMSEYNEAEMVQRENCKTRIQRQAEIMGKEVTREQIDEMIETGRWNVFSDNLLLEGRTAKMALNEIENRHKELLELESRIRDIHELFFQMAHLVEEQGCMVDNIEANVCATQDYVVKATVQIKKAVKYKKNNPCKKLFCCCFPCCK from the coding sequence ATGAGGGACCGACTGTTTGAGATGCAGACCTCCAAACCTGCAGGGGAAGAGCACAGACCTGAGGAGAACCCCAACCATGACACTGAGGATGGTGAGGAGCACCTGGAGCAACAAGCCATCGTGTTTGAGGGCGAGGACGTGATGGACGGCCTCTACAGAGAGGCACAGGCATTGAGGAAGGAGATGCTGCTGCTCAAAATGGACGTGAAGCGTCTTGGGAAGCAGAACACCAGGTTCCTCACGTCCGTCAGGAGGATCAGCAGCATCAAGCGGGACTCCAACGCACTTGGGCGAGACATCAAGGCCAGAGGGGAGGCCATTTATGCACGGTTGGAGAAGCTGGCGAAGCTGAgcaaagagctggaggaggagcacgGGCCTACATCAGCTGTGGCTCGCATGGTGCGTTCACAGTACGTTTCTCTGACCGGCGCCTTCCACGATGCCATGTCTGAGTACAACGAGGCCGAGATGGTCCAGAGGGAGAACTGCAAGACCCGCATCCAGAGACAAGCCGAGATCATGGGCAAGGAGGTGACCAGGGAGCAGATCGACGAGATGATCGAGACGGGCAGGTGGAACGTCTTCTCGGATAATCTCCTCCTGGAGGGGAGGACTGCCAAAATGGCTCTCAATGAGATCGAGAACCGGCACAAGGAGCTGTTGGAGCTGGAGAGCCGCATCAGGGACATCCATGAGCTTTTCTTCCAGATGGCTCATCTGGTGGAGGAGCAGGGCTGCATGGTGGATAACATAGAGGCAAACGTGTGTGCGACTCAGGACTATGTTGTCAAGGCCACAGTTCAGATCAAGAAAGCTGTGAAATACAAGAAGAACAATCCGTGCAAGAAACTGTTCTGTTGCTGCTTCCCTTGCTGCAAATGA